In one window of Toxotes jaculatrix isolate fToxJac2 chromosome 10, fToxJac2.pri, whole genome shotgun sequence DNA:
- the LOC121188913 gene encoding uncharacterized protein LOC121188913 → MFFDFSSAFNTIQPLLLRDKLEHSGVDHHISTWILDYLTNRPQYVRTKDCESDMVVSSTGAPQGTVLAPFLFTLYTADFMYRTTNCHLQKFSDDSAIVGLITDDDDREYRELIQDFVDWCRRNHLQINSGKTKELVVDFRRRSHPPPTPVNIQGTDIESVVSYRYLGVHLNNKLDWTDNTNALYKKGQSRLYLLRRLRSFGVQGDLQDSGVKLLSAGLKSPHCTLETLRLSGCLITEEGCASLASALSSNPSHLRELDLSYNHPGDSGVKLLSARLKDPHWRLTIDTNTVNRKIKLSDNNRKVTHVKEDQSYPDHPDRFDHWPQLLCSNGLTGRCYWEVEWRRMVDISVSYRGIRRKGNRGNCVFGENDQSWSLFCSDRGYSVCHNNRATHFSSSSSSSSSSSVSHRVAMYVDCPAGSLSFYRVSSDSLIHLYTFNTTFTEPLYPGFGFGFWWSGSSVSLC, encoded by the exons ATGTTTTTCgatttctccagtgccttcaaTACCATACAGCCGCTGCTCCTGAGGGACAAGCTGGAGCACTCGGGAGTGGATCACCACATCTCGACCTGGATACTGGACTACCTCACCAACCGCCCACAGTATGTGAGGACAAAGGACTGTGAGTCTGACATGGTGGTCAGCAGTACAGGGGCTCCACAGGGAACAGTCTTGGCTCCTTTCCTGTTCACCCTGTACACGGCAGACTTCATGTACAGGACAACCAACTGCCACCTGCAGAAGTTCTCCGATGACTCTGCCATCGTCGGCCTCATCACAGACGACGATGACAGGGAGTACAGAGAACTGATCCAGGACTtcgtggactggtgtcggcGGAATCACCTCCAGATCAACTCAGGGAAAACCAAGGAGCTGGTGGTGGACTTCCGCAGACGcagccacccccccccaacaccagtgaacatccagggaacgGACATTGAGAGTGTGGTCTCTTacaggtacctgggtgttcacctgaacaataaactggactggactgataaCACTAATGCCCTATACAAGAAGggtcagagcaggctctaccttcttaggagactcaggtcctttggAGTGCAGGGG gacctgcaggattcaggagtgaagcttctgtctgctggactgaagagtccacactgtaccctggaaactctcag gctgtcaggatgtctgatcacagaggaaggctgtgcttctctggcctcagctctgagctccaacccatcccatctgagagagctggacttgagctacaatcatccaggagactcaggagtgaagctgctgtctgctagactgaaggatccacactggaga ctcaccatcgacacaaacacagtaaacagaaagatcaaactgtctgacaacaacaggaaggtgacacatgtgaaggaggatcagtcatatcctgatcatccagacagatttgaccactggcctcagctgctgtgtagtaatggtctgactggtcgctgttactgggaggtcgagtggagaaGAATGGttgatatatcagtgagttacagaggaatcagaaggaaaggaaacagaggaaactgtgtgtttggagagaacgatcagtcctggagtctgttctgctctgatcGTGGTTACTCTGTTTGTCACAATAACAGAGCGAcacatttctcctcctcctcctcctcttcatcatcttcctctgtctctcacagagtagcaatgtatgtggactgtcctgctggctctctgtccttctacagagtctcctctgactcactgatccacctctacaccttcaacaccacattcactgaacctctgtatcctgggtttgggtttgggttctggtggtctggttcctcagtgtctctgtgt